In a single window of the Lagenorhynchus albirostris chromosome 19, mLagAlb1.1, whole genome shotgun sequence genome:
- the FBL gene encoding rRNA 2'-O-methyltransferase fibrillarin — protein sequence MKPGFSPRGGGFSGRGGFGDRGGRGGGRGGFGGGRGGFGGGRGGFGEGRGRGGGFRGRGRGGGGRGGGFQSGGSRGRGRGGRKGNQSGKNVMVEPHRHEGVFICRGKEDALVTKNLVPGESVYGEKRVSISEGDDKIEYRAWNPFRSKLAAAILGGVDQIHIKPGAKVLYLGAASGTTVSHVSDIVGPDGLVYAVEFSHRSGRDLINLAKKRTNIIPVIEDARHPHKYRMLIAMVDVIFADVAQPDQTRIVALNAHTFLRNGGHFVISIKANCIDSTASAEAVFASEVKKMQQENMKPQEQLTLEPYERDHAVVVGVYRPPPKVKN from the exons ATGAAGCCAG GTTTCAGCCCCCGTGGGGGCGGCTTCAGTGGCCGAGGTGGCTTTGGTGACCGTGGCGGTCGCGGCGGAGGCCGTGGAGGCTTTGGCGGAGGCCGCGGAGGCTTTGGCGGAGGCCGCGGAGGCTTTGGCGAGGGCCGAGGCCGAGGCGGAGGCTTTAGGGGCCGTGGgcgaggagggggaggaagag GTGGCGGGTTCCAGTCTGGTGGCAGCCGGGGTCGTGGtcggggaggaagaaaaggaaaccagtCGGGGAAGAATGTGATGGTGGAGCCTCATCGGCATGAGG GTGTCTTCATTTGTCGGGGAAAGGAAGATGCACTGGTCACCAAGAATCTGGTCCCTGGAGAATCGGTTTATGGAGAGAAGAGAGTCTCGATTTCG GAGGGAGATGACAAAATCGAGTACCGCGCCTGGAACCCCTTCCGTTCCAAGCTGGCGGCAGCAATCCTGGGCGGCGTGGACCAGATCCACATCAAGCCAGGGGCCAAGGTGCTCTACCTGGGGGCTGCCTCGGGCACCACCGTCTCTCACGTCTCTGATATCGTAGGCCCG gaCGGTCTGGTCTATGCAGTTGAATTCTCCCACCGTTCTGGCCGTGACCTCATTAACTTGGCCAAGAAGAGGACCAACATTATTCCTGTCATTGAAGATGCTCGGCACCCGCACAAATACCGCATGCTCATCG CAATGGTGGATGTGATCTTTGCTGACGTGGCCCAGCCAGACCAGACGCGGATTGTAGCCCTGAATGCCCACACCTTCCTGCGTAATGGAGGACACTTTGTGATTTCCATTAAG GCCAACTGCATTGACTCCACAGCCTCTGCAGAGGCCGTGTTTGCCTCTGAAGTGAAAAAGATGCAGCAGGAGAACATGAAGCCCCAGGAGCAGTTGACGCTAGAGCCATACGAAAGAGACCACGCTGTGGTCGTGGGTGTGTACAG GCCACCCCCCAAAGTGAAGAACTGA